A region of the Vigna unguiculata cultivar IT97K-499-35 chromosome 9, ASM411807v1, whole genome shotgun sequence genome:
atttataattttttttagaggGTCAACATGTGTGGTATGCAGTGGGTAGATGTTTGCAACTTGCCAGTAGGTAGGTGCCTCAGTTCCAATAGACTTAAAGGGAAGAGCAGGGCAGGTGTTCTGCAATGATAGGAGTTCGATTACTATGGTTGTTCGATGGTCCACCATTGAGATCCTGATAGGGACCTGAATACTGCTCTCATCAACCAATTGTTTTGTGAACCCAAAGTATGGAAAGTTTAGAATAGTAGGTCCAAAGCCAGTGCAAATTTACAGACTGCGAAGAATGATGAGATGGTAGGAGAGATTTTTGGCACAGTTAGTGACGTGAACATCATTTTAGAGGGGCATTGATAGATTGGGTAGGATGAGTTTGTTGCAGTAAGTATCATTTTTGGAAGGGTGTGGATAATTAAGTCGGGTGCCCAATGATTAAATCAGATTTATGTAGGATagaactaaaatattatattttaaatagtttattttatttcctaacTTTTACATTATTAGGTTTGTTATGCAAGGTTTGCATTGTATTGAGGTATTGTCAATAAAGAATTGCCATTCCTGTTCTTTTTATTATCTCTTTAGTTTTCTTCATAGTTTTGATGGTTGATTATTAGGAACAGCATAATTCCACAAGGATTCACCCTGTATTCCATGTTATCGCCTTGTATGATAGATACCTACTAATTAGTATTTTATAGGGAAGAAAAATTAGCATGCAACTGATTTGGTCTAGTTCATTTCTTTCTAACAATTAAATTGACAAAGCCTACAAATTACACTACAGAGGTGGTTTGTAGTTGAAGAGTCTGAGACCTTGTAAACTCTACATTAAAATCTCGTAAGCTTAATTTAGGAAGTCCTATAACTTGTAATAAGATTCTAATATCCTACCACTAACACTATCAATAAGATTCCAAatgatttacattttttaatgttatacgGAAAGTCCATTGATTGCATAGTTGTCAAACTAATACAACATTATTGTTTAGTTTGGAGATGTGTCGTACGCATTAAATATGTGTACatggataaaaaatttaatccataTCCCTATCCCTATCTCATGCAATTCAATTAATGATTGAATTTAAGATCAAAtatgattatttcttttaatcggtttgattttaacttataaactaatttttaaattggtatcaAACCATGAACTTGTTTTTAGGGAATGAGTCGAAGATGTCATAAATGAGAAAACCGAAATATACATTAGCAGAGACCGcgttaaagatattttaacttTGATCAAGTTAAAAATATCTTGACTTGAGATTGAACCATATGTCTTGGTGTAGACTGAGTTGAAAATGTGATGCTTGAGTTCTTATTGAATATGACTTGACCAAGTCTAAATATTGAGATGCTTTGTTCGAGGTGAAGTTTAACATACTCATCAAGCTATCATCAAATTTGAATATGTTCAGGTTGAGTTGAAATATGGCCCGGTTGAGAATTTTACATTATGTTGTGATTGAAGCTAGTCATAAGATGTTCCAGGAGACCATTCAATTAAATAAGTTAAAGTTTTGATGTAAAAGTATAAATgtctttgattttttatttttatagtattaTCGAATTGGGTTACAACAATTGGCAGATTTCTGCTTTCCATTTCAATGTACCGTAAtagcaattttatttttgaaaattaaatttatttgatgtttgtgTTTCTTGTGATGCAGCTTTGAGAGACCTATTCTCTCACTACATGGATGCATGGAAATCATGGTACTCTGAAGTCGCTGAGAAAAAGCCAACTTTATAATTGACATGTCCGAAGGTAGTAAAAGATTGTGTAGCTTTCTCAAGTTGGAATGATCATTTAAAGAATCCATGTTCTCCATGTATTAAATGACTGAAGTTAGTCAAATTATTGTAGTTTTCTCAAAATGGAATCCATGATTCCCgtgtattaaataatttttaaagttattaaattttttgcagctttctcaaaaagaaatgtCCTTTAAAGAATTCATGTTTTTCATCTGTTAGCATGTAGGTTTGCGTGTTGATTTCCCAGTTGCCTGTTATGTTGTTTAAGATCAATTAACCATTCTTGTAGATTGTCTGtaacttttatttcatttgttgtttattaatcaactataatatataagtgaatatGCTTACATAAActatcaatttatattttcaattattaaatttaataattgcaCTTTTGTTACACATTTacttaaactaaaatatacctACGTAAATTACCAGtctcttttctttttagtatttcacttatttacttaaattaaaatatccatGCTGAAATTCAAAATAGATGTAGCAGCTCAAGCCGAACGATATGCATCAACATAAATTGAATACATTGAATCAGTGGGGTTTCTTCCTGCACcatcttattttttcttctacccCATAAACCTGTAATTCTCAAACTATGTCATTAGAAATATAGTAGAAACCTAAACCCTGTACctcattttcttttgaatttaaagtttcaaaaagtATTTCTAAATTCGTAATATATCTTTAGAAACACTTAACTCAGAATATATTTTTggcttaattaattatttagtcttttaatttgttattttaatttattttggtcattttattatttttggattcaatttaatcttcattattttaaaaagttcaatttagtcctttgtctattaaaatgatcaaattttgtCATCTTTAACTTCAGAGCAAATTAgttattaagtttaattacaacttatctatacatgttaaaataatttttttaaaatttatacatcaaattattCCACCtaatttcaagtgtaaaaaattacaatagaaaagaaaaagataatatgAATATTTAGGGGATAATTTGAtgtgtaaataataaaaaaatattttaacatgaatatataaattgtaattaagcttaattactaatttgatctcaaattgaaaaggacaaaattaaatcattttaaaaaataaagaaaagagactaaattgaataaaaattttaaataatggaactaaattgaaaacaaccaatgaTATATTGAAACATGACATGACCATGATTTGAcacatgacattttttttaaattaaaaaaatttaaataattaaaattttcacgAATTGACACGTCAACGATCAACGTTAACATAAACTTAatgaaaaagattaaattgaacttttttaagaaattagagaaccaaattgaatcaaaaattaAGAAGAGGACAAAAATGAACCAACCTAACAAATTACAAATTAGATGATTAAATcactaattaaatcaataatttttaattcctTTCGGAAGTTACTTCTTGATCTAAAAAATACTTTCTATAACACCAAATTGAAAGCATATTATTTTATACTGAGTATTCCAAAAGATATTTTTGGATTCAAAAGTAAGACAACATAGTGGTTGCAGAAGACGAGTCACTACCAGTCTTGAAGGTACGTGGGGGAAGACGAAGCTGGTTGGAGTGAAGAAGAGGATTCAAGGAGTAGAAGAAATGGAAGATTCTCGAACGTTGTGAAGATGGAAGAAACTAGTGATGGgtgttgatgatgatgaagaagaagaagatgaaagagGTGAGGAAGTAGCCAAAGATGAGTCAACAAGTGCCTGCATAGGCTAAAGGAGGTTGGCGGCTTTTAGAGAGAGATTCTCCTCTCATTCCGCTCATGAGATCACAATGGCTAACATAAATGGAGGGAGACGTAGAGAGGGAAAAAAGAAGGgggaaaatatgaattataccTAGATTTaggatttttaatatatttttaatcaaggGTAAAAGGGGATATTGCATTTTATGGGagtgaagaaagaaaacaagGGGTGTACGAAGAAATGTACTTGAACCATACCTAGAGGTAGAGGTGTCAATTGAGGCATAGTTCATGTCCAGTGATAATTCATTCTTAAATAAGCCCCTTTTTATACAACCATCAAATGAGTAGGAAAAAGAAAGCCCTAGCCCTAAAGTTCCCCGGTGTAAATGAGGTTATGATCAAAGCCAAAATGGGTTTAACCCCACTATAATACTTTGATTAACTTCTAAGTACCACCTTTGGTCTGAGTTAATAATCGAGTTGAGTTGTCTTGGTTTTAAGGTCGACTTGAGTAGACTCAAATTGAAGTTAGAGTTGAGTCAGTCTGAGTTAAAGTTCGAGTCGAGCCGAACAAACGAAGGTTGTGTAAAGTTGGCTAGGTTAAAGGCCGAGATAAGAATGTCAGGTCTAAAGTCGAGATAGGCCAACTCATGCAAATGGTGAAAGGTTGAGATATGTCGACCTAGGCCAAGAGTTGAGTCAGCTCGACCCAAGTCAAAGATTGAAAAAAACTAACCTTAATTGAAGGTTAAGATAGGTCAATCTAGGCTGAAGGTTGAGATAAGTCATTCCAATTCGAAGGTCGAGACAGACTGGCCTAAATCAAAGGTCGAGACTACTCAACCTGGACAAAATGTCAAGACGGGTTGGCTCGGGCTGAAGGTCGTGACAAACCGTTTGTGACCAAAGTTTGAGACATATCGACTTAGGAATAAGAGAAACAAGCTGGCTCTAACCAAAGGTCGAGATGAGCCGATCCAGGCTGAAAGTCATGAGAGACCAACCCAAATTGAAGGTTAATACATGTTGTCATGGTTTCGAAGGTCAAGATGGACCAGTTCAGATCGAATGTTGAGACAAGTTGTCCCAGACTGAAACTCAAGACGAGCCAATCCAAACAGAAGGTCAATATATATCGGTCTAAGTTGAAGGTCGAAATGAGTTAGACATACAAAAGGTTGAAAAAGATTGACTTTGAATGAGGGTCAAGATAGACTGACCTAAACTGAAGTTCATTATGGGACAATATTAGTTTGGAGGTAAAGATTGACCTGTATAACTCAGtaaattcaataaaatgttATCCAAAAATAAACATGGAATGTATCACAAGATTGCCTTGTTTATGAAAGAACACTAAATCCTagcatttttcttctttttcgaATCTTCATCTTTTTTACATATCTTCTCTTTCTTCAAATATTGCGGTGGTCACAATGCAAGAGAATAATTAATTCTCACCCTAAACAAttagtgttaataattttttattaactaaaaatatttttaaattttttattacaagataaagTAGAtaataaaagtgataaaattgTTAGATATTTATCCGATCAATATTGTAATGTTTTATATTGATGGATAAAAGAATCTAACATAATACGGTTGTTTTTTCTTGTTGctattttttagtatatataatgttgataaacaattaattaaaccttatattttgtttaagaattttattttataatcatttaaaagtatcataattagttaaaaaaatattattttttaaaaattatttctaaaaaaatagtttatttttaaattatggagGTCAATCCATTTAATTCATCAATCTTAGGTGATCCATCcaaaccaacatttttttagttctcAAGATTAACCAAATTATATTAACGCAATTATTAAGTGAATAAACCCAACAAATAAACCTAATTTGTTTTTGACAAGTCTAATTAAACACACCAACCTATTTTAAAATCTCTAGTTAAAACACAACAATGACACATTGTAACGAAACAATCCAAAAGAAGCacaagaaataagaaaatactCATCACAACAAATAAGTTTTATTCTTATCTGGGGTTTTATATCCATTTTATAGGTACAAAACCTAATGAAGCAACACATCCCGTTCCTAaccataaatttttttaccaGTAATTATTTCCATTGTATACCTACttatattaatcatattattgAAATGGaagcttcttcttttctttcttttttctttttaaagaacGGAATACTCTATAACTCTTACTACTATTGGTGGTCTCACTTTTCATACAATTCTCTAAGACAAAACATTAGTATTTCTGTAAATTGAATTACGATTAAAGCCCTTTAACATTATATCAgagttaaaaatagaaaagagaaaagagaaaatgaatcaATGGTAGTGTCAAATGAGTATAAAAAACTTTTAcatgtcaaaatatcattcttCTTATTAAAATACCAAACATTAAAGTGTGCGAATACAACAATGAATATATTGCAATTTTGTGACAAAATGGAGTATATCCACTGTTCTGATCAGTTTccaaaatagatattaaattaagcacaagttactGCAAATACAACCACAAGGGAAAAAAGAAGGGAGCAATGGGAGCCATAGAAGTTCTATAAAAGAATCTCATCTTGAACACCCACATTTAGGGTCTTATGTGGCAGAACAATGCTATTGAAAACCACCACCTCATCCTCAACTGTTACAGATTCACCTGGTCAAAGCAAGGGAACAAGAATTCCACAGTTCGTAATTTAACTTTACCTTCACATagcaataaataaacaaaagataGGGTAGAAAAATAAGAGACAAAATGTAGACAAAGTTAAGAGAGGTACCAAGTATAGTTACTCCAAGCTTTGCATTGTAATCTCCACTAGCCTGATTCAGTGTATTCAATTTAGCAAACAAATTGTGAATGAAATCACATGTTTACTCAAAAATTGTGAATGCATCATTATAAGTGTTTCTGAGCAATTATTTTGAGATTTTTAGATATGTTGCAAGAAATTTTTAACTTGCCTGGACACGTGCCCATAGTCCAATAGAGGATTTCCATCCAACAATTGCATGACTAACAACAGCATTTTCCTGTAAgatgaaatatgaaaacattGAGTTCCAAAAACACTTATGCAATTCAAACCAATTAACTGTACACCTACCTTGATCTCTACATCATCAAGGATTATACAATGTTTTAACCTTGCACCAGCTCCAATACGAGCATTTGCAGATATTGATACACTTGGACCAATCTGTTCAATAAAATTCACACAAGTTATTTTCCATATCAGTTTGTTTCTTCATGTCATCTAGATCTTCTCTTGTTCTTTTTTCATTTGGGTGAGCGCTACATGATGTGAATTGAATAAAAAGTCTATGTTCATGACTCCAATCCAAAGGGGCAAAGTTATacaatttgtaaataaatgttAAGTGAATTTGAAGTCTAATTCAACCctacaaaactgacttgtaaggtgaggtttgcacctacttatatattataacttgtcttatctctagtcaatgtggaATTTCCAACAACAAAGTGAAATATGAATACATATTGATAGGCAAATTACATCTATCATGCATCAGAAGGAAACATAATATCCTTAAActgttgaaaatttaaaaaccatcATGTCTATCAGGCTGAAACAGAGAAACTGAGAAGATTTTGAAAGCCTTTGATCAAGTATCAAGGGAAAACAGGTGAATATTCACCTTAGCAGATGGATGCACTTTTGCTGACGGGTGAATATAAACATCACCAGTGATGCTGGCTTTCTTAATACCATTACCATTTGCTAATAGATGTGGAGAGGTGTGACGAAATTGTGCAAGATACAAGCTAGAACATTTTATGGACATTCTGCAAGAATTAAGTCAACATTTATGGTAATCGCCATGGAAGAAATGACGAGAATGTGTAACATAATATGCAGGCTTACCCTGGAGTTTTGATTTGTTCCCAAAAGTCATTGgtttcataaatatataactGCTTCTTCCCTGCAAGAGGTGAGAGGATATCTTGATCCAATCTGACATAATTCGCTGGAAGAGTCCTGCAGAAGAACTATTCAGAATCAGATGTTACAGTAATTGTAAACTCTGCATAATGTAACTTTGGCTTTGAAATAAGAACTTCAGATGCAGGAAAAGCAGCATGTATCCCAGGTATGCAAACAAGAATTATAAAAGCCtcattttaataacttttttacaaCATTCTTTGGTAAGAGCACAAGTTATGGGACTAATCCTCACTAGGGCGTTAAATACCTTGTTCTGTGACAACTGATGAGCATAACCAAATAAACTGATTACTATTAATCAGCGATTCATCAACTATTTGTCAGTTTCAGTAAATGttacaacttcattttatgtaaAAGTTAAGAGTATCATACATTgtataaaacaagaaaatagtaaaagaatgaTATCTGATTGCTAAAGTAAATACTTAAATAAGCAAACTGCATGGATCCTTGACCACAATATAAGTTTTAGCTCATTGCATGAATTTTTGTAGCTGATGTTAAATCTTTTAACTTTCATAAGTACAAACCTTGGGTCTGGCTGCATTGCTTCAAAGCTGGAAACGCGTCTTAGGTTAGCTGCAAGTAAAATGAGTTAGTTAATACACACGAGGACAAACTACAGTATCTCCAATTCTGTATGGCcagaacaataaaataaaatgaagaattttacattttgatattaaaggtgaagtttttcttttttatctaaaataatCCATATGGTTCAGCCTAAAATATTTCACTGACCTCTGTCTTTGCGCTGAGTAGAAACACC
Encoded here:
- the LOC114162225 gene encoding mannose-1-phosphate guanyltransferase alpha-like, translated to MVTANERVVAVIMVGGPTKGTRFRPLSFNVPKPLFPLAGQPMVHHPISACKRIPNLAQIYLIGFYEEREFALYVSSISNELKVPVRYLKEDRPHGSAGGLYHFRDLIMEDDPSHIFLLNCDVCCSFPLPQMLDAHKRYGGMGTILVVKVSAESASEFGELVADPTTNELLHYTEKPETFVSDRINCGVYIFTPDIFTAIEGVSTQRKDRANLRRVSSFEAMQPDPRTLPANYVRLDQDILSPLAGKKQLYIYETNDFWEQIKTPGMSIKCSSLYLAQFRHTSPHLLANGNGIKKASITGDVYIHPSAKVHPSAKIGPSVSISANARIGAGARLKHCIILDDVEIKENAVVSHAIVGWKSSIGLWARVQASGDYNAKLGVTILGESVTVEDEVVVFNSIVLPHKTLNVGVQDEILL